In a genomic window of Dyadobacter fermentans DSM 18053:
- a CDS encoding DUF922 domain-containing protein — translation MTKSIALIFLLSITLSPLFAQQDKSVVTLTRDPAGLFKSYKFFIQSVEDQRAQPGAALGKVIALGKEIPAMLPGKAESELFSYWSYLAPKKEQTYLPLYITVKELSVSEKRVGPNRVTGEVRLHVRFRWYRNMQPVELTGYQTAANYTRPETAFTHDKLIKQLVDQALSHFQKWMATNSGKTPALARNLVLAFKEIHSAGSEDTVFYSPKRPLVWDDFKVRSAKPGSRYAAAVFTSFGYEGRSYPKDDDLVVEIGLKTFMVKSMSWGRPESRNAGTLRHEQIHFDITRLVVEKFKDRLRKAELTIEDYDSEIQYQFLEAFREMNRDQEQYDGETGHGLNAGAQAAWDKKVAQQIEALYSVQ, via the coding sequence ATGACCAAAAGCATCGCGCTTATTTTCCTTCTGAGCATTACCCTGAGCCCGCTGTTCGCGCAGCAGGACAAGTCGGTTGTTACCCTCACCAGGGATCCTGCCGGCCTTTTTAAATCCTACAAATTCTTCATTCAAAGCGTCGAAGACCAGCGTGCCCAGCCCGGCGCAGCGCTCGGAAAAGTGATTGCATTGGGCAAGGAAATTCCTGCCATGCTGCCGGGAAAGGCAGAAAGCGAGCTGTTTAGCTACTGGTCGTACCTTGCGCCGAAAAAAGAACAGACCTACCTGCCGCTCTACATTACTGTGAAAGAGCTTTCGGTAAGTGAAAAACGCGTCGGGCCCAACCGCGTGACGGGCGAGGTACGCCTGCACGTGCGCTTTCGATGGTATCGGAATATGCAGCCTGTGGAGCTGACGGGTTATCAAACGGCTGCAAACTATACGCGGCCTGAAACAGCTTTCACGCACGACAAGCTCATCAAGCAACTGGTGGATCAGGCATTGAGCCATTTTCAAAAATGGATGGCCACTAATTCCGGGAAAACGCCCGCATTGGCCCGTAATCTCGTGCTTGCATTTAAGGAAATCCACAGCGCTGGGTCGGAAGACACTGTTTTCTACTCTCCCAAACGGCCTTTGGTGTGGGATGATTTCAAGGTAAGAAGTGCCAAACCGGGAAGCCGGTATGCGGCGGCAGTATTTACCAGCTTTGGCTATGAGGGCCGTTCCTATCCGAAAGATGATGATCTGGTAGTTGAAATAGGTTTAAAAACATTCATGGTCAAAAGCATGTCGTGGGGCCGGCCCGAGTCGCGCAATGCGGGCACATTGCGCCATGAACAGATCCATTTCGACATTACCCGGCTGGTGGTCGAGAAGTTCAAGGACCGGCTTCGCAAGGCTGAACTGACCATCGAAGATTATGACAGCGAAATCCAGTACCAGTTTCTGGAAGCATTCCGCGAAATGAACCGCGACCAGGAACAATACGACGGCGAAACCGGCCACGGCCTGAATGCAGGCGCGCAGGCAGCCTGGGATAAAAAGGTAGCGCAGCAGATCGAGGCGCTTTACTCGGTGCAATGA
- a CDS encoding ComEC/Rec2 family competence protein codes for MLPRAPFVSVVIFLATGILFGDTLRAAVHVPVALFWAVSGLLGIGCGLFYHFKNRTAFAVGLGAWMVLLGAVCQITVEEGKDASIAALDALEYTSFTAEVTSLPEKRANSIRFEVDARSFLSGGRWIGQPVRALLYLPDSLRELPQPGDHIVIQGHLQQPEPPQNPEQFDYARYLRNKGILFTAFVRSGSFAIVSKPAKSGPLYWPEAVSKWADEQFGTHINDRAAYGLVKAMLLGRRDDLLAEQTSDYTISGAVHILSVSGMHVAIIFLAISAAFGWLRKWEFGKWVYLLIMAGLLGFYALVTGLPPSVQRAALMCMMLVIAEVAGRRHYPMNTLAFSALVILLCDPCALYDVGFQLSYLAMAGIFLLYGPIERIVFPQNRALRFVWQVTALSLAAQIATFPLSLYYFHQFPTYFWLVNPLVVVFTNVLLPAALLLLLVSACGLPWLAWLVGKVAGLSAWLTDWAASIPRALPGHLLENLHLEIFEVILLYALIFLVWYTLHSRSLSYLKASFVVVMLFAASSVMSSLNTYLKPAALTFTIPGHHATAFKRGNVLYLVSDRSFSDDARAFDFNVRNYAVSMEIERIINVIAP; via the coding sequence ATGCTACCACGCGCTCCGTTTGTCAGCGTAGTCATATTCTTAGCCACCGGCATATTGTTCGGCGACACTTTACGTGCGGCCGTACACGTGCCGGTGGCTTTGTTTTGGGCGGTTTCAGGCCTTCTGGGCATTGGCTGCGGGCTGTTTTATCATTTCAAAAACAGGACTGCGTTCGCCGTGGGCCTGGGCGCTTGGATGGTGCTGTTGGGCGCTGTGTGCCAGATTACAGTCGAGGAAGGGAAGGATGCCAGTATTGCAGCGCTGGATGCTTTGGAATACACATCTTTTACCGCCGAAGTAACGTCACTACCTGAAAAACGCGCCAATTCCATTCGCTTTGAAGTAGATGCACGCTCGTTCCTTTCCGGTGGGCGGTGGATCGGGCAGCCAGTCCGTGCATTGCTTTACCTGCCCGACAGTCTTCGCGAGCTTCCTCAGCCGGGCGATCACATCGTCATTCAAGGCCATTTGCAGCAACCGGAGCCACCCCAAAACCCGGAGCAATTCGATTATGCACGCTATTTGCGAAACAAAGGCATTCTTTTCACTGCGTTTGTGCGGAGTGGCTCTTTTGCGATCGTCTCCAAGCCTGCGAAAAGCGGGCCATTGTACTGGCCGGAAGCCGTCTCCAAATGGGCGGATGAGCAGTTCGGGACGCATATCAATGATCGTGCGGCCTACGGACTGGTAAAGGCCATGCTGCTCGGCCGCCGCGACGATCTGCTGGCGGAGCAAACGAGCGACTATACGATCTCCGGCGCAGTCCACATTCTTTCGGTGTCGGGCATGCATGTGGCCATTATCTTTCTCGCCATCAGCGCCGCATTCGGTTGGTTGCGGAAATGGGAATTCGGGAAATGGGTTTATCTGCTGATCATGGCGGGTCTGCTGGGCTTTTATGCCTTGGTGACGGGCCTGCCGCCCTCCGTGCAGCGGGCCGCATTAATGTGCATGATGCTCGTTATAGCCGAGGTAGCCGGGAGGAGGCATTATCCCATGAATACGCTGGCGTTTTCCGCGCTGGTCATTTTGCTTTGCGATCCTTGCGCATTGTACGACGTCGGTTTTCAGCTGTCTTACCTGGCAATGGCCGGTATTTTCCTGCTTTACGGCCCGATTGAGCGAATCGTGTTTCCGCAAAATCGGGCGCTGCGGTTTGTCTGGCAGGTAACGGCCCTGTCATTAGCCGCGCAAATCGCCACATTTCCGCTCAGTCTCTATTACTTTCACCAATTTCCAACGTACTTCTGGCTCGTCAATCCGCTGGTTGTCGTGTTTACGAATGTGTTGCTGCCTGCTGCATTACTCTTGTTGCTGGTGAGTGCGTGCGGCCTTCCGTGGCTGGCATGGCTGGTAGGAAAGGTGGCAGGATTATCCGCCTGGCTCACCGACTGGGCCGCGTCGATCCCGCGCGCGCTACCGGGACATTTGCTGGAAAACCTGCATCTTGAGATTTTTGAGGTGATACTTTTGTATGCTTTAATTTTCCTGGTTTGGTACACGCTGCATTCGCGTTCGCTATCGTATCTGAAAGCATCGTTTGTAGTGGTCATGCTATTCGCTGCTAGTTCTGTAATGAGCAGTTTGAATACCTACTTAAAACCCGCAGCCTTGACATTTACCATTCCAGGCCATCATGCAACAGCTTTTAAACGCGGGAATGTGCTTTACCTGGTTAGCGACAGGTCGTTTTCGGACGACGCCCGCGCATTTGATTTTAATGTCAGAAACTACGCGGTCAGCATGGAAATTGAGCGCATTATAAATGTAATTGCTCCTTAG
- a CDS encoding T9SS type A sorting domain-containing protein, producing the protein MKNRRNSLLLAGLLALSLLGQAQEVPVTRCASTERDSVRLLKNPVLRNLRMRSEGAIQNYLREQKAARTHADEIVTIPVVVHVVHNRSDNVIGGASNGNISEAQIQSQIDVLNEDYGNTSGYKGFYTDSLAVDTRIRFKLVSVVRTYNTASQFSPITDATKLAEISPAWFTNRYLNIWVTRLNDRYLGTSQFPVVSELTDRTQGLATTENEERDALTDGVIIDFRYFGRNSDAITSRIYNLGRTTTHEVGHWLGLIHIWGDATCGTDYCDDTPVANTKNETTDISCSPVYSQCRGNAVTRNMIENYMDYSPDVCMSVFTNDQKERMHAVLALSPRRAKMVEYSRISTDGLLVDIYPNPVRETLTANVFTPDFENYTVSVYNHKGQQMTGETVNRTYLNVRNFPSGLYFYKVKTANQTVTKRFVVR; encoded by the coding sequence ATGAAAAATCGGAGAAATAGCTTGCTGCTGGCTGGCTTGTTGGCCCTGTCGCTGCTCGGGCAGGCGCAGGAGGTGCCTGTGACGCGCTGTGCGAGCACCGAACGCGATTCGGTGCGTTTGCTGAAAAACCCTGTATTGCGCAACCTGCGCATGCGCTCGGAAGGAGCGATCCAGAACTACCTGCGTGAGCAGAAAGCTGCGCGTACGCACGCGGACGAGATCGTAACCATACCCGTGGTGGTGCATGTAGTGCATAACCGTTCCGACAATGTAATCGGCGGAGCCTCCAACGGGAATATCAGCGAAGCGCAGATCCAGAGCCAGATCGACGTCCTGAATGAGGACTATGGCAACACGTCGGGCTACAAAGGCTTTTATACCGATTCACTGGCGGTGGATACCCGCATTCGTTTCAAACTGGTATCGGTGGTGCGGACCTATAATACGGCTTCGCAGTTCAGCCCGATTACCGACGCGACCAAACTGGCCGAAATTTCGCCTGCGTGGTTTACCAACCGTTACCTCAATATCTGGGTGACGCGCCTGAACGACCGATATCTCGGCACGTCGCAATTCCCCGTCGTTTCCGAACTGACCGACCGCACCCAAGGCCTCGCGACGACAGAGAATGAAGAAAGAGATGCCCTTACAGATGGTGTGATCATTGATTTCCGCTACTTCGGAAGGAACTCAGACGCCATTACGAGCAGGATCTACAACCTCGGCCGCACCACCACTCACGAGGTAGGGCATTGGCTGGGGTTAATCCACATTTGGGGCGACGCGACCTGCGGCACAGATTATTGCGACGATACGCCTGTGGCCAATACGAAAAACGAAACAACCGACATTTCGTGCTCGCCCGTGTATTCGCAATGCCGGGGAAACGCGGTGACGCGCAACATGATCGAAAACTACATGGATTACTCTCCGGACGTTTGTATGAGCGTTTTCACAAACGATCAGAAAGAGCGGATGCATGCAGTGCTTGCACTCAGTCCGCGGCGCGCTAAGATGGTTGAATATTCGAGGATATCGACAGATGGGCTCCTCGTCGATATTTACCCCAACCCGGTCCGCGAAACGTTGACAGCCAACGTTTTCACGCCGGATTTTGAAAATTATACCGTGTCCGTTTATAACCATAAGGGACAACAGATGACGGGCGAGACCGTCAATCGTACTTACCTCAACGTTCGAAACTTTCCAAGCGGCTTGTACTTCTATAAGGTCAAGACTGCTAATCAGACAGTTACCAAACGTTTTGTTGTACGATAA
- a CDS encoding PhoH family protein, whose protein sequence is MLEKIITLEDVSMVDFLGIHNSNIKEVAAAFPESKIISRGNEIRIQGTAPEIIRITDVIDSLLAHYQKYGKITNDNVKGYLNGIAKMPVATGEDDDDVILYGNKGLVVKAKTPNQKLLVEQAAKYDLVFAIGPAGTGKTYTAVAIAVKALKNKEVRKIIITRPAVEAGENLGFLPGDLKEKIDPYLRPIYDALDDMIAPEKLKLYLESRVIEIAPLAYMRGRTLNNAFILLDEAQNTTPMQMKMFLTRMGPSSKAIITGDKSQIDLPKNLKSGLIDSLTVLKGIKGISFVELDGSDVVRHRLVKDILAAYEKSEK, encoded by the coding sequence TTGCTGGAAAAAATCATCACGCTCGAAGACGTATCCATGGTAGATTTTCTCGGGATTCATAACTCGAATATCAAGGAAGTCGCCGCAGCTTTCCCCGAAAGTAAAATTATTTCACGCGGAAACGAGATCCGCATCCAGGGGACTGCCCCCGAAATTATCCGAATCACAGATGTAATCGACTCCCTTCTGGCGCATTACCAGAAGTATGGAAAAATAACGAACGACAATGTCAAGGGCTATCTGAACGGCATTGCGAAAATGCCGGTGGCCACCGGTGAGGACGACGACGACGTGATCCTCTACGGCAACAAGGGCCTGGTGGTGAAGGCCAAAACGCCCAACCAGAAGCTGCTCGTGGAGCAGGCCGCCAAATACGACCTCGTGTTCGCGATCGGTCCGGCGGGTACCGGTAAAACCTATACCGCGGTGGCCATTGCGGTGAAGGCATTGAAAAACAAAGAAGTAAGGAAGATTATCATTACCCGCCCGGCGGTGGAAGCTGGTGAAAACCTCGGATTTCTGCCCGGCGATCTGAAAGAGAAGATCGACCCGTACCTGCGCCCGATCTACGACGCGCTCGACGACATGATCGCGCCCGAAAAACTGAAATTGTACCTGGAAAGCCGGGTGATCGAAATCGCCCCGCTGGCCTACATGCGCGGGCGAACGCTGAACAACGCATTCATTCTGCTCGACGAGGCGCAAAACACTACGCCGATGCAGATGAAGATGTTCCTGACGCGTATGGGCCCCAGCTCGAAAGCGATCATCACCGGGGACAAATCGCAGATTGACCTTCCCAAAAACCTCAAATCGGGTCTGATTGACTCGCTGACGGTTTTGAAGGGCATTAAAGGGATCAGCTTCGTGGAACTCGACGGGTCGGATGTTGTAAGGCACCGTTTGGTGAAGGACATTCTTGCTGCCTATGAAAAATCGGAGAAATAG